CATACCATCCTTGGGAAAGAAGCGTTTCGCCGGGGCAGCGACTTGTACTTTGAGCGTCACGACGGGTGCGCGGTCACCTGCGAAGACTTCGTTGTGGCGATGGAAGATGCCAACAACGCCGATCTGAAGCAGTTTCGTCGCTGGTACAACCAGGCGGGAACGCCGGTGCTGGATGTGAAAGATGACTATGACGCAGAGAATGCGGCCTACACACTTACCTTTCACCAGCATACCCCGGGGACCCCGGGTCAGGCGGAGAAGTTACCCCTGCATATACCCGTAGCGGTTGGCCTGCTGGACAAGAATGGCAATGCGCTGTCACTGGACGCGTCGGGCAGCACAGAAACGGTATTCCACCTTACCGAGGCAACGCAGTCGTTTACCCTGCATGGGATTAATGAGCGTCCCTTGCCATCGTTACTGCGCGGCTTTTCCGCGCCGGTAAAGTTGCGGTTTGACTACAGCAACGCGCAACTGCTGTTTTTGATGCAGCATGACACCGACGCCTTCAACCGCTGGGATGCCTGCCAGCGCCTGGCACTGAGGACACTGGAGCAACTGCAAAAACAGCACCGGGCCGGTGAGACCCTGGAAACTCCCGCGGCACTTATTGATGGCTTTTCGGCGGTGCTCAAAAATACCCAGCTGGATCCCGCCCTGGTGGCGAAAATGCTGACCCTGCCCAGCGCGCAGGAGATGGCAGAGCAGGGCAATGAAATTGATGCCGAGGCGATTATTGCCGCGCGGGAATCTGTCCGCAGGGCCATTGCCGGCGCACTCAAGTCGCATTTCCAGGCTCGCTACCATGCGCTGGATGAGCGCAAGGCGTACCAGCCTACGGCGGAAGATATCGCACAGCGCAGCCTTAAAAATACCTGCTTGGCGTACCTGTGTACCACCGGCGACGAGGACGCGCTGGCACTCGCACAGGCCCAGTTCGAGCGCGGCGAAAACATGACCGACGTTTCCGCGGCACTGGCTGCCCTGGTGGAGTACGGTGCAGAAGCCGTGGCCGAGGAGAGACTGGCGTCCTTCTATCAGCAGTGGCAGCACGATACCCAGGTTGTGGAAAGCTGGTTTGGCATGCAAAGCAGCAGCGCTAGCTTTGGATCCCTAGGGCGTGTCCGTCAGTTGATGTCACACCCGGCATTTGAATTGAAAAACCCCAATAAAGTGCGCGCGGTCATCGGTGGTTTTGCCATGCGGAATTTCAAGCAGTTCCATCGTGAAGACGGTAGTGGTTACGAGTTCCTTGCGGATCAGGTCATTACTCTGGACGGATTAAACCCGCAGATAGCCTCGCGGCTGGTGACGCCCCTGACGCGGTGGAAAAAGTATCGTGCCCGGGAGGCGGAGCAGATACAGGGTGCACTCAAGCGCATTGCCGACAGTGGTGAGTTATCGCCGGATCTTTATGAGGTGGTGAGCAAGAGCCTTGCCTAGCGGTTTTTTATACATACACATTTATAGACGAAGGGGCCTTTGGCCCCTTTTCTTTATGGATGCAGATGCGGTTTCACTGGATGCGGTGTTCACCCTGGGGTACAAGCGCTCGCCCAAGTTCGACAAGTGACAGGGTTCCATTGTCCAGCTTGAGGTGGGTCTGCGAGGTGTAGTCCGGGTAAAACTGCGTTATTTTGCGATCGCCCCGCAACTGGGCAACCACCGAGTTGATGACCATGAAGTGACAGAAGACCAGAGAGGTGTGCGCGTTATCGCTGAAGGCGCCACCTGAATCACTGACCATTTTTCCTGAATGGGAATCCAGGGACAGCAAGAATGCGATCAGCCGTTCCCGCCAGTGCGCCTGGGAGGCTGACAGGCTGTCCCACTCACTGTGCAGGAGGTGTCGGATCCAGTCCCCACGCTGAGCGAGGGGCATACCCTCGGGGGAGGGGATTTCTATGACGTCTGGTGCCTGCAGAATCTCGTGTCCCCAATGTGTCGCCAGGGGGAGGGCCGTCTGTAGAGTACGGGATTTCGGACTGCTGATGATTCGTACGCCTTCACCACCAGGGTAACGGCTACCCACATCGTCTACCAACGCCTGCGCCTGTTGCTGCCCAAGCGCCGTCAGGCCCGGGTCGGGATCCGTCGCTGACTTTGCAGCTTCCCCGTGTCGGATAAGTACGATTTCGTGCAATGGACTGATCTCCTTGAGCGTGGGCACCGAGTCGATGATAACGGAAATGCGCCAGCTCAGGGCGATCATGTCTTAATGGCGATGTAACAAGAAAAGGAAAGAAAAGCACAATCCTGGTTGCAACCGACAATTACTCCGATATTATTGCCCGTTCACTGTCACGTTTTAACCGTCAAAAAGAGTTTGAGAAACCTCATGAGTCAGATCGCCATTCAATCGTGCTTGCCCGGCCGCAGCGGAATGTATTCCTTAGCTGCGCTCGGTCTGCGTGCAATGGTGCCTTCATTGCGGCTCGGTTTTTCCTGCATTTGGCTATCGGCTGCCCTGCGAAAGCACCTGTCCACTCAGCGTATCTGTGTGGCCGTGTCCACTGGTGTGCGCCGTATGATTACCTGACAGTAAACGAATTTATTTGTGCTGGAGGGTTTCAAGAGAGCCCTTCAGGAAAAAACCCGGAGGGTTCTGCCCTCCGGGTTTTTTTGTGCCGATTGATTGGGAGATACGGCAATGGACAGGCAATGGTGGCAATCACTTTACGGCTTACCGCCCCTGATATGGATTATTTTACTGGGCAGCTTCTTTGGTCGCGGCACCTATTTTATGGTCTGGCCATTTCTGGCCATTTTACTGCACGAAAAGTTTGCGCTGACGCCGGGAGTGATTGGTGTGATTCTCAGCGCGTCAGCCATGGCGTCCGCACTGCTCGGCTTTTATGTGGGAGCGCTTTCGGACCGTTATGGCCGTCGGGGTGTGCTGATTCTCGGCACTGCCATCAATGCCTGTGCCTTTGTGATTTTGTCTCAGGCAGAAACCCTGATGGCGTTTGTGATTGCGATCACCCTTTGCTCCATTGGGCGGTCAATCTGGGAGCCACCGGCGAGTGCACTTTTTGGCGACCTGATACCGGATGCCAGAAGCCGTGAGCTGGCACTGCAATTTCGCTACTTCCTGATTAATGTTGGCGCGGCACTGGGCCCGATCATTGGTGTGTGGGCTGGTATCAGCGCACAGCAATCTACCTTCGGACTGACTGCGCTGAGCTACTTGTTATTGTGCATCGGGCTTGTATGGGGCTTCCAATACTCCGCTGCGGGAAAGCAGTCCCGTCGACAAAAGCACACCGCCAGCAGTTTTACACAGACCATACAGGTCTTGCGCCAGGACCGAGTATTTCTCGTTGTCGTACTGGCGAATGTGCTGACGCTGTTTATTTACGCGCACTTCGATACCAGCCTGGTCCAGTACCTGACGCAAATGCAGGCGCCAGCTTTAGTAGGGCTGATTTCCGGGATGATCCTGGTCAATGCCATGACCATTGTCCTTTTGCAGTTTCCGCTGTTGCGCGCCTTGGGAGGGCTGGATGTAAACCAGCGGATGATGATCGGCGTGATTATTCTCGCGTTGGGCCAAGCCTGGTTTGCGCTGAACCCCATACACTGGCTTTACGGCTGGCTGGGGGCGACGTTTGTGGTGAGCGTTGCCGAAGCAATTTTGTTTCCCACAATGAGTATCCAGATAGACCGAATGGCTCCCAATCATCTCAGAGGCAGTTACTTCGGTGCGGCTTCTTTTTACGCGTTCGGTTGGTCGAGCGCACCACTAGTTGGCGGCTATGTCATTCAGTGGTTTGGTGGCAGTGTTCTCTACTGGAGCATGCTTGTGTTCTGCGGCCTTGTCCTGGCGCTCTATCGCTACGGCAAGCGATTGGGTGAAGGGGAGAAGCGCGTCGCTGAGCCCATCAGCGAGCCTCCCGTGCACAAGCCGGAGGCGCTGTCACAATAGTGAGAACGGGTTCAGATACCCGTCGCCTTGATTGTTGATTTGGCGCCCGGCTTGCCCCCTGAGACTTATATTCGCTTTCTCATTTACTGACTGATTGCTTGAAGAAATTGAATAACTCATCCATACCAATATATGTCTGTTTAAAAAATGGACATTTAGAGTGAAGTTTGTACTCTTGCTGAGGGTGTGGGTACGCTTCGTCAACATTGGTCAGTATCTCATCAGTGGATGGTGAGAAGTGAATAGGTAGGCAGGATGCAAACCCAGGTAGTCGATAAGTCGAGCGGCGTCCTGAGTTCGTTTGATTCCACCAACGTGGTTTTAAACTCACCAGGTTTCGTCAAGCTTGCCCTGGCACAAGAAGACATTGTTTCTTTCTCCAGGGCCGGTGACGATCTGATTATTCAGCTGGACAACGGCGAAATAGTTACGATCGCAAATTTTTATTTGGCGGATGCCACCAGTACCCAGAGTGATCTTTTTCTTGAAGATCCGCAGTCGGGCGCAGTGATGCTCGCTCAGCAGGGTGCAGATGGCTCCATTTTTTCCATGGCCCAGGTCAGTAGTAGTGCTGACCTGGCAGGCGTGGTTCCATCCGGTGGGGAGTACGTCTGCCCCTGGGTGTGGGCGGGCCTGGCGGCGCTAGGCATCGCCGCAATCGCAGCATCAGCGGATGATGACTCTGGCGATCGCGGGTTCGAGCCGTTTGTGCCGCCACCTCCACCGTCTCCACCACCGCCACAATCGCCGCCCGCGCCCCCGCCTGGCGAAACTGAACCGGAGCCTCCGGTTGAGGCCCCGCCCCCCATTATTATCGACCCCGAGCCGCCGGAACCAGAGCCGCCCGCGCCACCGCCTGAGACAGAGCCGCCGTCGCCGCCGCCTGAGACAGAGCCGCCGTCGCCGCCACCACCGCCGGACGGAGATGCTGACGCGGATTCGGACGCGGATGCCGATGCAGACACGGATGCCGATGCGGATGCCGATGCAGATACGGATGCCGATGCGGATGCGGATGCAGATACCGACGCCGACGCGGATGCGGATGCAGATACAGACGCCGATGCGGATGCTGATGCCGATACGGATGCCGACGCGGACGCGGATGCGGATGCGGATGCTGACGCGGATGCTGACGCGGATGCTGACGCGGATGCCGATGCGGATGCTGACGCGGATGCCGATGCGGATGCCGATGCCGATGCCGATGCCGATGCCGATGCGGATGCGGACGCGGATGCCGATGCGGATGCGGATGCCGATGCGGATGCGGATGCGGATGCGGACGCGGATGCCGATGCGGATGCTGATGCTGATGCTGATGCTGATGCGGATGCGGATGCGGATGCGGATGCGGATGCGGATGCCGATGCGGATGCCGACGCTGACGCGGATGCCGACGCGGATGCCGACGCTGACGCGGATGCCGATGCCGATGCGGACGCCGATGCGGATGCCGACGCAGATGCTGACGCAGATGCAGATGCAGATGCAGATGCCGACTGCGACATCAATATCGACATCGACATAGATATTGACATCGACTGTGAGTGCGACGCTGATGCCGATTCAGACGCAGACGCAGACGCAGACGCAGACGCAGACGCCGATGCAGATGCAGATGCAGACGCTGATGCCGATGCCGACTACAACTTCAGCTACGAATTTGATTTCCACGGCTATGAAGTGGATATCGACGTCGATGTGGACATTGAAAAGTCTGGCAGTCACAAGGATGGCGATTGTGAAATCGACATCGATATAGACATCGACATTGATATCGAATGTGACGCGGACGCAGATTCGGACGCCGACGCCGACGCCGATGCCGACGCCGATGCGGATGCCGATGCGGATGCCGATGCGGATGCGGATGCTGACGCTGATGCGGATGCGGATGCGGATGCGGATGCGGATGCAGATACGGATGCCGATGCCGATGCCGATGCAGATGCCGATGCGGATACGGATGCTGACGCAGATGCAGATGCCGACGCAGATGCAGATGCCGACGCCGATACCGATGCGGATGCTGACGCGGATGCTGACGCCGACGCTGACGCTGACGCCGACTCGGATCTCGACAGTGGTATTTCCTACGTCGCATTCCGGTTGGAAGACGGCAGGGTGATTAAGGTTGAGGGCTTTGAAGGCGAGTTCGCTGACATCAAGGATCCCAAGTACCCAGAGTCACTTTACGATTGCATCGAGGAAGAGTACGGCTCAGCGGTCGATGTCGATGGCCCTGGAGATCCCTACATCATCAAGGCCGGGTCGGATGGCATTGGCAATGGGCATTACGACCCGGATGGCAATGAAGTCACGACTGCGGGTTGGCCCACCAACCCTTCCGGAAATGTGGGAGGCGATGGTGTCTCTGACTCGATCGATGTGGCCGACCTCTGTGATGATGCGGAGATGTCGATGGCAGAATCGAGCATGACGTCTGCCATGGCTGAAGATCTGGATGTCGATAGCAGTGCGCTGCACGACAACCCGGAACTTGAAGCGATGCTCGAGGCTGCTCTGCAAGAGGCATTGGAAGATGCGCTTGACGACATCATCGAGTTGGCAGAGCAGATCGCCGACGACGGAGAAGACTGTGGATTCTCCGGCTCCTCCTCAGCAGGAGAGCTCGAGTCACCACCGACGCTGGAAGACTTGTTGGCTGACTACCTGGAAAGTGATCCACTGCCAGGCTTGGGAATGAGTGATTCCCTCGGTCAAGACCTGGGTGAATTCCTCCAGCAGAGTGATACTTCGGAGATGTTGCCACCAGATATGGATGACCCAATGAGAGATCTCTGGTCTCAAAATGGAAATCACGATCTGTAACGCACATCGCTGAACTGGCCCAGATTTTTTGGGCGCCACAAGCACCGGGCCGAAAACCCGGTGCTTTTTTATTGGGCTAAACTTTAGGCACCAATATCAATAAATGTTGGGTGTGGGATCTACAGGAAGTGGCCCGTACGCAGCACGAACAAGTGAATAACAGTGAGTCATCGAAATACGATTCTCAAGCTAGGGATGGCTGAGCGTCTGTTAAGCCGCCAAACCTATTCCGCCTCCCGGTTGTTGATCCCGGTTATTGCCGCACTGTCGTCTGTGGTGTTTGCCGACTCGTCAAACGAATCGGCGTTCGAGTCTATTAGTCCGAGCCGTCTTCAGGGCGAGGTAACCGTCAGTCCGCTGTATTCCGCGCAACCCTTGAACCCAGGCATATCCGCCAGTAGCGCCGGCTTAACAATCGGCATGACGGATGCGGTGCAGCAGGCGGTAGCGTGGCATCCGGCTGTGGGGCAGTCGGTGGGCGAACTCCAGCGTCAGCAGGAAAGTATTCGCTCAGCGCGCGCGGGTTATTTCCCGCAAGTGAGCGTTGGGGTTGTCGGTGGCTATGATACCGAGAACGACGGTGACGGCGAAGGACATGCGGTACAGCTGTATATTTCGCAGGTCATTTATGACTTTGGGAAAATCTCCGGAAGTATCGACGCGGCGACGGCGGGCGCACGTGCTTCCCAGGCGAGGGTGCTGCAACAGATCGATACCATTGCGCGCGATACCGCTCAGGCAGCGCTTGAGGTAATGCGCTACCAGGCACTGGTTGAATCCGCCGATGCCCAGGTGGAAGGGGTGTCATCCATTTCCCGTTTGGTGTCTATGCGCAACAAGCGCGGAGCCAGTTCCCGCTCGGATGTGTTGCAGGCGCAGGCGCGCATCGAATCTGCCCGTGCCAACCGTCAGCAGACCCTCGCACAGTTGAATCGTTGGCGCAGTGTGCTGCAGAA
This Microbulbifer sp. Q7 DNA region includes the following protein-coding sequences:
- a CDS encoding MFS transporter — its product is MDRQWWQSLYGLPPLIWIILLGSFFGRGTYFMVWPFLAILLHEKFALTPGVIGVILSASAMASALLGFYVGALSDRYGRRGVLILGTAINACAFVILSQAETLMAFVIAITLCSIGRSIWEPPASALFGDLIPDARSRELALQFRYFLINVGAALGPIIGVWAGISAQQSTFGLTALSYLLLCIGLVWGFQYSAAGKQSRRQKHTASSFTQTIQVLRQDRVFLVVVLANVLTLFIYAHFDTSLVQYLTQMQAPALVGLISGMILVNAMTIVLLQFPLLRALGGLDVNQRMMIGVIILALGQAWFALNPIHWLYGWLGATFVVSVAEAILFPTMSIQIDRMAPNHLRGSYFGAASFYAFGWSSAPLVGGYVIQWFGGSVLYWSMLVFCGLVLALYRYGKRLGEGEKRVAEPISEPPVHKPEALSQ
- the pepN gene encoding aminopeptidase N, encoding MKNAQPHTIYLKDYQAPDYLIDRTELLFDLEPNATLVKSRLQVRRNPDAVKGGESGLPALWLDGIDLELLSIALDGALLPAQRYREEAGGLSLTVDKPEFVLEIQTRIAPESNTSLEGLYLSNGMYCTQCEAEGFRKITFYPDRPDVMSVFTTTIVAPATYPVLLSNGNKVDSGTTDDGRLRVTWEDPFAKPSYLFALVAGDLQYVEDTFTTCSGRNVKLQLFTEARNIGKCAHAMTSLKHSMRWDEEVYGREYDLDIFMIVAVDHFNMGAMENKGLNIFNSACVLASPETATDAAFQRIEAIVAHEYFHNWSGNRVTCRDWFQLSLKEGFTVFRDAEFSADMNSRAVKRIEDVTLLRTAQFAEDAGPMSHPVRPDSYMEISNFYTLTIYEKGAEVVRMIHTILGKEAFRRGSDLYFERHDGCAVTCEDFVVAMEDANNADLKQFRRWYNQAGTPVLDVKDDYDAENAAYTLTFHQHTPGTPGQAEKLPLHIPVAVGLLDKNGNALSLDASGSTETVFHLTEATQSFTLHGINERPLPSLLRGFSAPVKLRFDYSNAQLLFLMQHDTDAFNRWDACQRLALRTLEQLQKQHRAGETLETPAALIDGFSAVLKNTQLDPALVAKMLTLPSAQEMAEQGNEIDAEAIIAARESVRRAIAGALKSHFQARYHALDERKAYQPTAEDIAQRSLKNTCLAYLCTTGDEDALALAQAQFERGENMTDVSAALAALVEYGAEAVAEERLASFYQQWQHDTQVVESWFGMQSSSASFGSLGRVRQLMSHPAFELKNPNKVRAVIGGFAMRNFKQFHREDGSGYEFLADQVITLDGLNPQIASRLVTPLTRWKKYRAREAEQIQGALKRIADSGELSPDLYEVVSKSLA
- a CDS encoding TolC family outer membrane protein codes for the protein MSHRNTILKLGMAERLLSRQTYSASRLLIPVIAALSSVVFADSSNESAFESISPSRLQGEVTVSPLYSAQPLNPGISASSAGLTIGMTDAVQQAVAWHPAVGQSVGELQRQQESIRSARAGYFPQVSVGVVGGYDTENDGDGEGHAVQLYISQVIYDFGKISGSIDAATAGARASQARVLQQIDTIARDTAQAALEVMRYQALVESADAQVEGVSSISRLVSMRNKRGASSRSDVLQAQARIESARANRQQTLAQLNRWRSVLQNLMGIEQPIALTNGVPQPVVSGCMIDPMLANTAPAVLLAEAERAEAVAQLKEARAQSWPTLSLDGSVNRYLDQQYIDTNALNDNESAIFLNLSMPIYQGGRIYANRDAANFAMRSAEAAKDSARLTVARDLRIAQSQSIGLERSLNILDTRLRAIEETRDLYRKQYSALGTRTLVELLNSEEEVQQARIEKSNTQYDLYQLNVDCLYTVGEIRSAFDLQGRAIQGVEVLP
- a CDS encoding BapA prefix-like domain-containing protein, whose amino-acid sequence is MQTQVVDKSSGVLSSFDSTNVVLNSPGFVKLALAQEDIVSFSRAGDDLIIQLDNGEIVTIANFYLADATSTQSDLFLEDPQSGAVMLAQQGADGSIFSMAQVSSSADLAGVVPSGGEYVCPWVWAGLAALGIAAIAASADDDSGDRGFEPFVPPPPPSPPPPQSPPAPPPGETEPEPPVEAPPPIIIDPEPPEPEPPAPPPETEPPSPPPETEPPSPPPPPDGDADADSDADADADTDADADADADTDADADADADTDADADADADTDADADADADTDADADADADADADADADADADADADADADADADADADADADADADADADADADADADADADADADADADADADADADADADADADADADADADADADADADADADADADADADADADADADADADADADADADADADADCDINIDIDIDIDIDCECDADADSDADADADADADADADADADADADADYNFSYEFDFHGYEVDIDVDVDIEKSGSHKDGDCEIDIDIDIDIDIECDADADSDADADADADADADADADADADADADADADADADADADADTDADADADADADADTDADADADADADADADADTDADADADADADADADADSDLDSGISYVAFRLEDGRVIKVEGFEGEFADIKDPKYPESLYDCIEEEYGSAVDVDGPGDPYIIKAGSDGIGNGHYDPDGNEVTTAGWPTNPSGNVGGDGVSDSIDVADLCDDAEMSMAESSMTSAMAEDLDVDSSALHDNPELEAMLEAALQEALEDALDDIIELAEQIADDGEDCGFSGSSSAGELESPPTLEDLLADYLESDPLPGLGMSDSLGQDLGEFLQQSDTSEMLPPDMDDPMRDLWSQNGNHDL
- a CDS encoding histidine phosphatase family protein gives rise to the protein MIALSWRISVIIDSVPTLKEISPLHEIVLIRHGEAAKSATDPDPGLTALGQQQAQALVDDVGSRYPGGEGVRIISSPKSRTLQTALPLATHWGHEILQAPDVIEIPSPEGMPLAQRGDWIRHLLHSEWDSLSASQAHWRERLIAFLLSLDSHSGKMVSDSGGAFSDNAHTSLVFCHFMVINSVVAQLRGDRKITQFYPDYTSQTHLKLDNGTLSLVELGRALVPQGEHRIQ